Proteins from a genomic interval of Sphingobacterium sp. SYP-B4668:
- a CDS encoding LacI family DNA-binding transcriptional regulator, with amino-acid sequence MSISEIAKHLKVSKSTVSLVINGKAEKGRISKVLAQRIRDYIEEIGYKPNALAKSLATGKSRTIGLIVENIGDSFFGPIALYIEEYLRKYEYQVLYSSTMGDNKLAAEIVQTMLDKHVDGIILSPTDGIQEEVQRIIQGNTPIVLFDRKIPGINTNYVGTNNYEASTSAIQHLLMQGYSNIGMVTIDSQQPQMQDRLQAYRHALEKQGHTPQVCFTSFREKREGPWKEVLEWLEKKPQLDALYFSTNYLCIIGLKAIQKLKKRSKLAVVTFDDHEVFELLQPQISCIRQPLEGIAKSIVHILLDQLKDRNNTTVEDIIPSELQIRQSSL; translated from the coding sequence ATGTCCATCAGTGAAATAGCAAAACATTTAAAAGTTTCCAAGTCGACTGTATCATTGGTCATCAATGGAAAGGCAGAAAAAGGCAGAATCAGTAAGGTCCTAGCACAACGTATTCGAGATTATATTGAGGAAATAGGTTACAAACCTAATGCATTAGCGAAAAGTCTAGCTACTGGAAAGTCCCGTACAATTGGTCTCATCGTTGAAAATATCGGTGACTCATTCTTTGGTCCCATTGCGCTCTATATCGAAGAGTATCTGAGAAAATATGAATATCAGGTTCTTTATAGTAGCACTATGGGGGATAATAAACTTGCTGCTGAAATCGTACAAACGATGTTGGACAAACATGTGGATGGAATTATATTATCGCCAACGGATGGTATACAGGAGGAGGTCCAAAGAATCATCCAAGGTAATACCCCCATCGTATTATTTGATCGAAAAATCCCTGGAATAAACACCAATTACGTAGGCACCAATAATTATGAAGCAAGTACCTCTGCTATCCAACATCTACTGATGCAGGGATATAGCAACATTGGAATGGTAACGATTGACTCTCAACAGCCGCAGATGCAGGACAGACTCCAGGCTTATCGCCATGCACTAGAAAAACAAGGTCATACTCCCCAGGTCTGCTTCACATCTTTTAGAGAAAAGAGAGAAGGACCTTGGAAAGAAGTACTAGAATGGCTAGAAAAAAAACCTCAACTAGACGCTCTTTATTTCAGCACGAACTACCTCTGCATAATCGGATTGAAGGCCATCCAAAAACTTAAAAAGAGAAGTAAACTGGCTGTAGTAACCTTCGATGACCACGAAGTTTTTGAACTGTTACAACCTCAAATATCTTGTATCCGTCAACCTCTAGAAGGAATTGCAAAAAGCATTGTACACATATTACTAGACCAATTAAAAGATAGAAACAATACTACAGTAGAGGACATTATACCTTCCGAACTTCAGATAAGACAAAGTTCCTTATAA
- a CDS encoding DUF502 domain-containing protein, translated as MFSKLFRGFLNYFIKGTLVVVPLAGAVFLILWIVASVDSALNLTEHFFEDEKGHPIYIPGIGILTVIMVLVLAGVVFTNFVTDPIKNWINHQINRIPLLNTLYSSIKDFTEAFVGDAKKFNEPVLVTVNDMGLKKIGFLTQHDLSKLDLPNEVIVYFPYSYSFAGQIVVVHADKVKKLNMSATDAMKLVVSGGVSGLE; from the coding sequence ATGTTTTCAAAACTTTTTAGAGGATTTTTAAATTATTTCATCAAGGGGACACTAGTCGTTGTCCCTTTAGCAGGAGCAGTCTTCTTAATCCTGTGGATTGTTGCCTCGGTTGATTCTGCACTCAATTTGACCGAGCACTTCTTTGAAGATGAAAAAGGACATCCAATATATATTCCAGGTATTGGAATCTTGACTGTTATAATGGTGTTGGTACTCGCAGGAGTAGTATTCACAAATTTTGTAACCGATCCCATTAAAAATTGGATTAACCATCAAATCAATAGAATTCCTCTTTTAAACACGTTGTATTCGTCCATCAAGGACTTTACAGAAGCTTTTGTAGGGGATGCTAAGAAGTTTAACGAACCCGTGTTGGTAACGGTTAACGATATGGGGCTTAAAAAGATTGGGTTTCTGACTCAACATGATTTGAGTAAGCTAGACCTTCCAAACGAGGTCATCGTCTATTTTCCTTATTCTTATTCATTTGCTGGGCAAATAGTAGTTGTCCACGCCGATAAGGTGAAAAAATTAAATATGTCTGCCACGGATGCAATGAAACTAGTTGTTTCTGGCGGTGTCAGTGGGTTGGAATAG
- a CDS encoding regulatory protein RecX has translation MYDQEKKKQSFTPGQAKSKAESYCAYQERSQQEVRDKLYEWGQHQEDVEKIIGELITDNFLNEERFALAYASGKFRMKAWGLNKIKQGLTFKKVSTPLIKIALSSIEEDDYLKKLDDILLKKVSTLKDQNPYILTNKLVQYAVSRGFESSLVYDWIHKNKKTLGI, from the coding sequence ATGTACGATCAAGAAAAGAAAAAGCAGTCGTTCACTCCTGGACAAGCCAAATCAAAAGCTGAAAGTTACTGCGCCTATCAAGAACGGTCCCAACAGGAAGTAAGGGACAAGCTCTATGAGTGGGGGCAACACCAAGAGGACGTCGAAAAAATCATAGGGGAATTGATTACAGATAATTTTCTCAACGAAGAAAGATTTGCTTTGGCCTATGCTTCTGGTAAATTCAGGATGAAAGCTTGGGGTCTAAATAAAATTAAGCAAGGGCTGACTTTCAAAAAGGTATCGACACCGCTCATCAAAATAGCATTATCCAGTATCGAAGAAGACGATTATCTCAAAAAATTAGACGATATCTTACTAAAAAAGGTGAGCACACTAAAAGATCAAAACCCTTACATCCTGACGAACAAACTCGTCCAATATGCTGTAAGTAGAGGCTTTGAATCATCCCTTGTCTATGATTGGATCCACAAGAACAAAAAGACATTAGGGATTTAA
- a CDS encoding bifunctional UDP-N-acetylmuramoyl-tripeptide:D-alanyl-D-alanine ligase/alanine racemase, protein MYSILKIQNILKPIQIQVVDLQAEIHYLLYDSRKISHEKNALFFALINRNDGHKYIHEAYQKGVRNFVLKIGSDYISDLPEANILWVSDTLYALQELAKQKRKEFEPPVIGITGSNGKTIVKEWLFQLMSPEYKIYRSPKSYNSQLGVALSLWGLTDYHNLAIIEAGVSKAGEMERLQEMIAPTYGVLTNIGIAHQEGFKSKIAKAEEKLQLFKNAETLIYPSKYLDGVICPYRPRKFAWGDESGNQLEVYSIKKQSEGKTIVTLSYSGRAFAVEVPFVDDGAIENAITCIAVMLRFGYDTVAIAERIQQIVPVEMRLELKNGKNNTSIIDDSYSNDLVSLQIALDFLNQQHQHAQKVLILSDIPGLNLADEKYLSKLRSLVSERNLHQLILVGPELSRYAVQIAPSATCYPSTEALQQEIKKLDFRDATILLKGGREFHFEKISKLLVAKSHDTLLEINLNAVEHNLNAYKNLLPSNVKLMAMVKAFSYGSGSFEVANLLQFNKVDYLTVAFADEGVELRNGGITLPIVVMSPDENAFDVILQNRLEPEIYSFRILRAFLSFLNVKKITDFPIHIKIDTGMHRLGFVPEELGALLDLLKDQTLVRVQSSFSHLASAGNSIDNAFTEQQIKTFDQFTIKLQEVLGYPILRHIAATSGIEWWPSAYFDMVRLGIGMYGVGMGRPDLNLQEVGQLKTNITQIKDIPKEETVGYNRHGVLHRDSRIATIKIGYADGYDRRFGNGVGQMLINGQLVSTIGDICMDMCMLDVTDIDASEEDEVIVFPDIKSAAIAIGTIPYELLVNVSQRVKRVYFYE, encoded by the coding sequence ATGTATAGTATTTTAAAGATTCAGAATATTCTAAAGCCGATTCAAATTCAAGTGGTCGATCTTCAGGCAGAGATTCATTATTTACTTTATGATAGTCGAAAAATTTCACATGAAAAAAATGCACTGTTCTTTGCCCTTATCAACAGGAATGACGGACATAAATATATACATGAAGCTTATCAAAAAGGAGTACGTAATTTTGTGTTGAAAATCGGAAGCGACTACATTTCCGATTTACCAGAAGCCAATATCTTATGGGTGTCAGATACCTTGTACGCCTTGCAGGAACTAGCGAAACAAAAACGCAAGGAATTCGAACCCCCTGTCATTGGTATAACAGGAAGCAACGGTAAGACAATCGTCAAGGAATGGCTCTTTCAACTCATGTCGCCTGAGTACAAAATCTATAGAAGCCCAAAGAGTTATAATTCGCAACTTGGAGTTGCGCTTTCTCTTTGGGGATTGACGGATTATCACAATCTGGCCATCATCGAAGCAGGAGTGAGTAAAGCCGGTGAAATGGAGAGATTGCAAGAAATGATTGCACCCACATACGGTGTGCTGACCAATATTGGAATTGCGCATCAAGAAGGCTTCAAATCAAAGATAGCGAAAGCCGAAGAAAAGCTTCAATTGTTTAAAAATGCAGAAACGCTTATCTATCCGTCTAAGTATTTGGATGGGGTAATCTGTCCATATAGACCACGAAAGTTTGCTTGGGGAGACGAGTCTGGCAACCAATTGGAGGTGTATAGTATAAAAAAACAGAGCGAGGGTAAAACAATTGTCACTCTATCTTATAGTGGTCGAGCATTTGCTGTGGAGGTTCCCTTTGTGGACGATGGGGCTATAGAAAATGCGATTACATGTATTGCTGTTATGCTCCGCTTTGGTTATGATACGGTTGCTATAGCGGAGCGTATACAACAGATTGTCCCAGTAGAAATGCGTTTGGAGCTTAAGAATGGGAAAAACAATACCTCTATTATAGATGACTCCTATAGTAATGACCTTGTGTCGTTACAGATTGCACTGGATTTTCTAAACCAACAACATCAACATGCGCAAAAGGTGTTGATTTTGTCAGACATACCAGGACTAAATCTTGCAGATGAAAAATATTTAAGCAAATTGAGGAGTCTAGTCTCCGAACGTAATCTTCATCAATTGATTTTGGTTGGCCCGGAATTGAGCAGATATGCAGTACAGATTGCTCCATCCGCTACTTGTTACCCTAGTACAGAGGCCTTGCAGCAGGAAATTAAAAAACTCGATTTTCGAGATGCCACCATCTTGCTGAAAGGTGGTCGAGAATTCCATTTTGAAAAGATTAGTAAACTATTGGTCGCCAAATCACACGACACGCTATTGGAAATTAATCTCAATGCGGTGGAACACAATCTCAATGCATATAAAAATCTATTACCCTCCAATGTGAAACTGATGGCTATGGTCAAGGCTTTCTCATATGGGAGTGGTAGTTTTGAAGTCGCTAATCTACTGCAGTTCAATAAAGTTGATTACCTAACGGTAGCTTTTGCAGACGAGGGTGTGGAACTCCGGAATGGAGGTATTACCTTACCGATTGTAGTGATGAGTCCCGACGAGAATGCTTTTGATGTCATCTTGCAGAATAGATTGGAGCCCGAAATCTATAGTTTCAGAATATTGCGTGCATTTTTGAGCTTTTTGAACGTTAAAAAAATCACGGACTTCCCAATCCATATCAAAATAGATACAGGTATGCACAGATTAGGCTTCGTGCCAGAAGAGTTAGGCGCCTTACTCGATTTATTAAAGGATCAGACGTTAGTAAGGGTGCAAAGTTCATTCTCACACCTAGCGTCTGCTGGTAATTCCATTGATAATGCATTTACAGAACAGCAGATAAAGACGTTTGACCAATTTACGATAAAGCTACAAGAAGTATTGGGTTACCCGATATTGCGACATATCGCCGCAACATCTGGAATAGAATGGTGGCCATCTGCATATTTTGACATGGTACGACTAGGCATTGGGATGTATGGCGTAGGGATGGGACGCCCTGATTTGAATCTTCAAGAAGTAGGACAGCTCAAGACTAATATAACGCAGATTAAGGACATTCCAAAAGAAGAAACAGTTGGTTACAACCGACACGGTGTACTGCATAGAGATAGCCGAATAGCCACAATCAAGATTGGGTATGCCGATGGATATGACCGTAGATTTGGGAACGGAGTAGGACAGATGCTAATTAATGGGCAGTTGGTCAGCACTATAGGAGATATCTGTATGGACATGTGTATGCTTGATGTCACGGATATCGATGCCAGTGAAGAGGATGAAGTAATTGTATTTCCAGATATCAAATCAGCAGCAATAGCTATTGGAACTATCCCTTATGAACTATTAGTTAATGTCTCTCAACGTGTTAAAAGAGTATATTTTTATGAATAA